A genomic window from Desulfobotulus mexicanus includes:
- a CDS encoding methyl-accepting chemotaxis protein → MLKTLKLRTRLFAGFGILTFILFLMSLGAAVNLGNIRSQTDKLIHDNLPQWSSANSIYAEVTATGYHMAAYELSGNENDFKAAVNASDLAMKTVLEGRKTGLERKNPEFSKKMQEMESILSRYQDLMKRSRSAAESISENHKAVARSAHLFIENITAYNSMQKEAMVQQLSSAFGDRGMVRAGLDLASEEELQIRHDRIQAGSNILSSGNALYAALWKAESRRDSEALYALLPEIRRLHQTMTKLVEVTRQPQNLKQLRTAMGALDTNVSSVESLIRLRQGAVETAKSQTLAYQELLSLATALSKEAHGHAMEGGGQTNRIVQGSMKTLIQMAAAGLALAIILTFLIIRAITRPIRETSLLLKNIAEGEGDLTKRLEVKTRDEMGEMAEWFNRFAENIRKMVQQISHKSADLSTTAKELTRLSASMDEESVHTRSLSKNTEISLSSTSRDMQDVAAAVSQASGNLSTIAAASEEMTASISEIARNASSASDIAKKAAIEGASASERMASLGASARSIDKVTEAIEAISAQINLLALNATIEAARAGEAGRGFAVVANEIKELARQTGESTQEIKSRIEDIQESSRNSEQEIIGITKIINEIEDIVTSIAAAVEEQAFTMQEVASNIAEAAAGISEVNKKVGSSAERIKDSSHETTEVAQAATRMESGSHGVKKGAEELAGLAESLKAMVGRFRTS, encoded by the coding sequence ATGCTAAAAACATTGAAATTACGCACCAGACTTTTTGCAGGCTTTGGCATTCTTACGTTCATCCTTTTCCTGATGAGCCTTGGTGCGGCCGTCAATCTTGGAAATATCCGCTCCCAGACAGACAAACTCATCCATGACAATCTCCCCCAGTGGTCCTCTGCCAACAGCATCTATGCCGAGGTGACAGCCACCGGCTATCACATGGCCGCCTATGAACTGAGCGGCAATGAAAACGATTTCAAGGCTGCGGTTAATGCCTCGGATCTGGCCATGAAAACCGTCCTGGAAGGAAGAAAAACCGGCCTTGAAAGAAAAAATCCTGAATTTTCAAAAAAAATGCAGGAGATGGAAAGCATTCTTTCCCGATATCAGGATTTAATGAAGCGCTCCCGGAGTGCTGCGGAAAGCATCAGTGAAAACCATAAGGCCGTTGCAAGATCCGCCCACCTTTTCATTGAAAACATCACCGCATACAACAGCATGCAGAAAGAAGCCATGGTGCAGCAACTTTCCTCAGCCTTTGGTGACAGGGGCATGGTCCGGGCGGGCCTGGATCTGGCTTCCGAAGAGGAACTGCAGATCCGCCATGACCGCATTCAGGCGGGCAGCAATATCTTAAGCAGCGGCAATGCCCTGTATGCGGCCCTCTGGAAGGCGGAATCCCGCAGAGACAGCGAGGCCCTTTATGCCCTTCTCCCCGAAATCCGAAGACTGCACCAAACCATGACGAAACTTGTGGAAGTAACCCGCCAGCCCCAGAACCTCAAACAGCTCAGGACTGCCATGGGTGCTCTGGATACCAATGTCAGCTCCGTTGAAAGCCTGATACGCCTGCGGCAGGGAGCCGTAGAAACGGCAAAGTCCCAGACCCTTGCCTATCAGGAACTTCTCAGCCTTGCCACGGCACTTTCGAAAGAAGCCCATGGACATGCCATGGAAGGCGGCGGGCAGACCAACCGCATTGTGCAGGGTTCCATGAAAACCCTCATACAAATGGCTGCGGCAGGGCTTGCGCTGGCCATCATCCTCACCTTCCTCATCATCAGGGCCATCACAAGGCCCATCCGGGAAACATCCCTTCTGCTTAAAAATATTGCGGAAGGCGAAGGTGATCTTACAAAAAGACTTGAGGTGAAAACCCGTGATGAAATGGGAGAAATGGCAGAATGGTTCAACCGTTTTGCGGAAAATATCCGTAAAATGGTTCAGCAGATCAGCCATAAATCAGCGGACCTCAGCACCACGGCTAAAGAACTGACAAGGCTTTCCGCCAGCATGGATGAAGAGTCCGTGCATACCCGCAGCCTTTCAAAAAATACGGAAATCTCCCTTTCCAGCACCAGCCGGGACATGCAGGATGTGGCCGCCGCCGTATCCCAGGCTTCGGGTAACCTTTCCACCATTGCTGCAGCCAGCGAGGAAATGACGGCCAGCATTTCAGAAATCGCCAGAAACGCTTCCAGTGCCAGTGACATTGCCAAAAAAGCCGCCATTGAGGGTGCTTCCGCCTCGGAACGCATGGCCAGCCTCGGAGCCTCTGCCCGAAGCATCGACAAGGTTACCGAAGCCATTGAAGCCATTTCCGCCCAGATCAACCTTCTGGCCCTGAACGCCACCATTGAGGCTGCCCGGGCAGGAGAGGCAGGCAGGGGCTTTGCCGTTGTTGCCAATGAAATAAAAGAACTGGCCAGACAGACCGGAGAATCAACCCAGGAAATCAAATCCCGCATTGAAGACATTCAGGAAAGCAGCAGAAACTCAGAGCAGGAAATCATCGGCATCACAAAAATCATCAACGAGATTGAGGATATTGTGACCAGCATTGCCGCCGCCGTGGAAGAACAGGCCTTTACCATGCAGGAGGTGGCCTCCAACATTGCCGAAGCCGCTGCGGGCATCTCCGAGGTCAATAAAAAGGTGGGAAGCTCCGCAGAGCGCATCAAGGACTCCAGCCATGAAACCACAGAGGTGGCCCAGGCCGCCACCCGCATGGAATCCGGCAGCCACGGAGTAAAAAAAGGAGCCGAAGAACTGGCAGGCCTTGCAGAATCCCTGAAGGCCATGGTGGGGCGTTTCAGAACATCCTGA
- a CDS encoding diguanylate cyclase, whose translation MLPGPEMRQRIFTGIAALAILAMVTGGMAFFNLMQVRSHAEILMKQNLPQLQIGHQIHQEVSHTGYHILNYILHADADAWERVRQSILACELILENGKTLSHQKNLHAFQRQILEMEKALNNYSQALSDIGHAMESIEKNHLAAQKASQTFVQNIHAYMDMQWAELDRQIESVFTGTPLLREGLNLSTEEELVIRQQRLLAGSRILDMGRMIENELWKGEVHRSPSLLAHLLPRIPVLQQSMAELLLVTRQRHNTELLNRAMASMEDTSLAIKNLIEIRKNVSKTLHDHNAAYGELFRLAASIADQAHENAMQGGNRTRTIADGFVKILVPSGFIGICILFILYVQVAHLEKQRREMNQLSLLAEKLQKAPTPEAAAEFTLEGCRRLFYEESGIVTLMDGDGAPLWQKAWGKKPPDIAGLGSKKKNKQRDADTKGIFFHLIQPQEGLSAFLAIRFRHGFPMQRQAAGAALARNVADHLTASLNALHLMEKLRMESITDALTGLYNRRYMEETLRREFLRCHRKNCCLSLLLLDADHFKKVNDTHGHETGDLVLMHLASLLKQDVRADDVACRIGGEEFLLILPGLCPDSALKRAEEIRREVALRPTETEDGRKISITVSMGLAVYPYDADDPEGLIRAADRGLYTAKASGRNRVCRYAEEAATGQI comes from the coding sequence ATGCTGCCGGGACCAGAAATGCGCCAGCGTATTTTCACGGGTATTGCCGCCCTGGCCATCCTTGCCATGGTGACAGGGGGCATGGCATTTTTCAACCTCATGCAGGTCCGCAGCCATGCGGAAATTCTGATGAAACAGAATCTGCCCCAGCTTCAGATCGGCCATCAGATCCATCAGGAAGTCTCCCACACCGGTTACCATATACTCAACTACATTCTTCACGCAGATGCGGATGCATGGGAAAGGGTCCGGCAATCCATCCTTGCCTGCGAACTGATTCTTGAAAATGGAAAGACCCTGTCCCACCAAAAAAATCTCCATGCATTTCAAAGGCAGATCCTTGAAATGGAAAAGGCCCTGAACAACTACAGCCAGGCCCTCTCCGACATCGGACATGCCATGGAAAGCATAGAGAAAAACCATCTTGCAGCCCAAAAAGCTTCACAGACCTTTGTCCAGAACATCCATGCCTACATGGACATGCAGTGGGCAGAACTGGACAGACAGATAGAATCGGTTTTCACAGGGACACCCCTGCTGCGGGAAGGACTGAACCTTTCCACGGAAGAAGAGCTGGTCATCCGCCAGCAGCGCCTTCTTGCAGGCTCCCGCATTCTGGACATGGGCCGGATGATAGAAAACGAGTTGTGGAAAGGCGAAGTCCACCGCAGCCCTTCCCTTCTGGCTCACCTTCTTCCCCGCATCCCTGTACTGCAGCAGAGCATGGCAGAACTCCTGCTTGTCACGCGGCAGCGCCATAATACGGAGCTGCTGAACAGGGCCATGGCATCCATGGAAGATACCAGCCTTGCCATAAAAAACCTCATTGAAATCAGAAAAAATGTATCAAAAACCCTGCATGATCACAATGCAGCCTATGGCGAGCTGTTCCGCCTTGCAGCCAGCATTGCGGACCAGGCCCATGAAAATGCCATGCAGGGTGGAAACCGCACCCGCACCATTGCCGACGGTTTTGTAAAAATTCTTGTACCTTCAGGATTTATAGGGATCTGCATCCTTTTTATTCTTTATGTTCAGGTGGCCCACCTTGAAAAACAGAGAAGGGAAATGAACCAGCTCAGCCTCCTTGCGGAAAAACTTCAGAAAGCTCCCACACCCGAGGCTGCGGCAGAATTCACCCTTGAAGGGTGCAGAAGGCTTTTTTATGAAGAATCCGGCATAGTAACCCTCATGGACGGGGATGGCGCTCCCCTGTGGCAAAAGGCCTGGGGGAAAAAACCACCGGACATTGCAGGCCTTGGCAGCAAGAAAAAAAACAAACAAAGGGATGCGGACACAAAGGGGATCTTTTTTCACTTAATTCAGCCCCAGGAAGGACTCTCAGCCTTCTTGGCAATCAGATTCCGCCACGGCTTTCCCATGCAGAGGCAGGCCGCAGGTGCAGCCCTTGCCAGAAACGTGGCGGACCACCTTACCGCCAGCCTCAATGCCCTGCATCTTATGGAAAAACTCCGCATGGAATCCATTACCGATGCCCTCACAGGCCTTTATAACCGCAGATACATGGAAGAAACCCTGCGCCGGGAATTTTTACGCTGCCATCGAAAAAACTGCTGCCTCAGCCTTCTTCTGCTGGATGCGGATCATTTTAAAAAGGTCAATGATACCCATGGCCATGAAACCGGCGATCTTGTACTCATGCATCTCGCCTCCCTTCTGAAACAGGATGTGAGGGCAGATGACGTGGCCTGCCGCATCGGCGGCGAGGAATTCCTCCTCATCCTGCCGGGCCTCTGCCCGGACTCAGCCCTTAAAAGGGCCGAAGAAATCCGCAGAGAGGTTGCCCTCAGACCCACAGAAACGGAAGATGGCAGGAAAATATCCATCACCGTTTCCATGGGCCTTGCCGTGTATCCCTATGATGCAGATGATCCAGAAGGGCTGATACGTGCTGCGGACAGGGGCCTGTATACAGCCAAGGCTTCGGGCAGAAACCGGGTCTGCCGTTATGCTGAAGAAGCAGCCACTGGCCAGATATAA
- a CDS encoding response regulator, whose translation MEPIRILVVDDEKDFTEILCMRLNAAGFQADEVHSGQDGLKMLDTRPYDVLILDIRMPGMDGLQVLRQIKTDHISTEVILLTGHGSTETAVEGMKRGAFDYALKPYDFKDLVEKIKEAAEIKRARKARIRRAEERSRLDKLEKSMRF comes from the coding sequence ATGGAACCCATCCGCATCCTTGTGGTGGACGATGAAAAGGACTTTACGGAAATACTCTGCATGAGACTCAACGCCGCAGGCTTTCAGGCCGACGAAGTCCATAGTGGTCAGGACGGCCTGAAAATGTTGGATACCCGGCCCTATGACGTGCTGATTCTGGATATCCGCATGCCCGGCATGGACGGACTTCAGGTGCTACGGCAGATCAAGACCGATCATATCTCAACGGAAGTGATCCTTCTGACGGGCCACGGCTCCACGGAAACCGCTGTGGAAGGCATGAAGCGGGGTGCCTTTGACTATGCCCTGAAGCCCTATGACTTCAAGGATCTGGTGGAAAAAATAAAAGAGGCCGCAGAAATCAAAAGGGCAAGGAAAGCCCGTATCCGGAGGGCCGAAGAGCGATCCCGGCTGGACAAACTGGAAAAGAGCATGCGGTTTTAG
- a CDS encoding SLC13 family permease, giving the protein MGAQDHATPPPNRLVDHHEEPQSPPQSGMSIIIKCTIAVALGIFVYLLPTPENLSPEGHRLLALLVTILVLWTTEALPIGVTALCVGGGMIAFDIVGRNDAWTPYANPAVMFVLMIIMFGVILNEVGLARRLMYHLLKFAGTNVKKLSFILAVGCTLTATVLHDATVTVIMVFAFVPVFMAMGMKPGSGHKLPKFFLMLIPMAASAGGFGTMIGGGRNPLALEVLYRYTEETTGVGKVIGFMEYLIIQMPISIFTAVATWAVVYFLFRPEEKELKGIELDDPGPMSRAELGVSIVFVLTFVLWFLGDFTGWHVSVAACIAMVGFCGPGWVSFKTICDKFPWESWIVFGAGVSLGMAMLQTGAGQFLAESLLPMLEGKSSFTIFYGLGLFGSFLSSLMSNSAAVALTLPITLPMADMLNMSPVAVALLAPVTTSFIMLVIGCPPTIIAYSSGYFTQIDFIKVAVPWCLILLLVSVAAALLYWPLIGIH; this is encoded by the coding sequence ATGGGAGCCCAGGATCATGCGACCCCGCCCCCCAACCGCCTCGTTGACCACCATGAGGAACCCCAAAGTCCCCCGCAGTCCGGCATGAGCATCATCATCAAATGCACCATTGCCGTTGCTCTGGGTATCTTTGTCTATCTTCTTCCCACACCGGAAAATCTCTCTCCCGAAGGCCACAGACTGCTGGCCCTTCTGGTCACCATTCTTGTTCTATGGACCACAGAAGCCCTGCCCATAGGTGTCACAGCCCTCTGTGTCGGGGGCGGCATGATAGCCTTTGACATTGTGGGCAGAAACGATGCATGGACACCCTATGCCAACCCTGCGGTAATGTTTGTTCTCATGATCATCATGTTTGGTGTCATTCTGAACGAGGTGGGCCTTGCCAGACGGCTTATGTATCATCTGCTGAAATTTGCAGGAACCAATGTCAAAAAATTAAGCTTTATTCTTGCTGTAGGATGCACCCTTACGGCAACGGTTCTCCACGATGCAACGGTCACCGTTATCATGGTGTTTGCCTTTGTTCCTGTTTTTATGGCCATGGGCATGAAACCGGGCAGCGGGCACAAACTTCCAAAATTCTTTCTCATGCTCATTCCCATGGCCGCATCCGCAGGAGGCTTTGGCACCATGATCGGTGGCGGTCGTAACCCGCTGGCCCTGGAAGTCCTCTACCGATATACCGAGGAAACCACGGGCGTGGGAAAAGTTATCGGCTTTATGGAGTACCTCATCATCCAGATGCCCATCAGTATCTTTACGGCCGTTGCCACCTGGGCCGTGGTATATTTTCTTTTCAGACCCGAAGAAAAGGAACTCAAAGGCATTGAACTGGACGACCCCGGTCCCATGAGCAGGGCGGAACTGGGGGTCAGCATTGTTTTTGTTCTGACCTTTGTCCTCTGGTTTCTGGGAGACTTTACGGGCTGGCATGTCAGTGTTGCCGCCTGTATTGCCATGGTTGGTTTCTGTGGTCCCGGATGGGTCTCCTTTAAAACCATCTGCGACAAATTCCCCTGGGAATCCTGGATTGTCTTCGGTGCCGGGGTTTCTCTTGGTATGGCCATGCTGCAGACAGGAGCAGGCCAGTTCCTTGCGGAAAGCCTTCTGCCCATGCTGGAAGGAAAAAGCAGCTTCACCATTTTCTATGGCCTTGGACTTTTCGGCTCCTTCCTCTCCAGCCTTATGAGCAACTCCGCAGCGGTGGCACTGACCCTGCCCATCACCCTGCCCATGGCGGACATGCTGAACATGTCTCCTGTGGCCGTAGCCCTGCTGGCCCCTGTGACCACCTCCTTCATTATGCTGGTCATCGGCTGTCCTCCAACCATCATTGCCTACAGCTCAGGCTATTTCACCCAGATCGACTTCATCAAGGTGGCCGTACCCTGGTGCCTGATCCTGCTTCTTGTATCCGTGGCAGCGGCCCTTCTCTACTGGCCTTTGATCGGCATACACTGA
- a CDS encoding GNAT family N-acetyltransferase, producing MLCNKIFKELNKNSHDRLSFDCGEEELNYFIKNHAAKHMKAGISRTMVLPAKDILANQKHLICSFFTVSPNTISRETLPVNHAKKLPLYPVPVFLIAQLAVHKECHGYGLGKITLIKALEYLWKANAYLPAYAVIVDCLNESSQSFYTKYGFEKLCDHNQKIRMYIPIKTLDTLFS from the coding sequence ATGCTCTGTAATAAGATTTTTAAAGAACTGAACAAGAATTCACATGATCGGCTTTCTTTTGATTGTGGGGAAGAAGAGCTGAATTATTTTATAAAAAACCACGCTGCCAAACACATGAAAGCAGGTATCAGCCGTACAATGGTACTCCCTGCAAAGGATATTTTAGCAAATCAAAAGCATCTGATCTGTTCTTTTTTCACGGTTTCTCCTAACACGATCTCTCGTGAAACCCTGCCTGTCAATCATGCTAAAAAATTACCACTTTATCCTGTTCCTGTATTTTTGATTGCTCAACTTGCAGTTCACAAAGAATGTCATGGTTATGGGTTAGGAAAAATAACGCTGATAAAAGCCTTGGAATATTTATGGAAAGCAAATGCATACCTTCCTGCCTATGCCGTTATTGTAGATTGCCTTAATGAATCTTCCCAAAGCTTTTATACAAAATACGGTTTTGAGAAACTATGCGACCATAATCAAAAAATCAGAATGTACATACCCATAAAAACACTTGATACTTTATTTTCTTAG
- a CDS encoding DUF1778 domain-containing protein, with the protein MPTARLDIRLDEKIKRKAEKASTLLGLKNLTEYIVKIMDENATQVLEQHKSIIVEDNIFDNFISACEKAQKPNEALSKAAVFAREKGF; encoded by the coding sequence ATGCCAACGGCAAGATTAGACATAAGACTTGATGAAAAAATAAAAAGAAAAGCAGAAAAGGCATCCACTCTTTTAGGTTTAAAAAACCTTACAGAATATATTGTCAAAATAATGGATGAAAATGCCACACAGGTCTTGGAACAGCACAAAAGTATCATTGTAGAAGATAATATTTTTGATAATTTTATTTCTGCTTGTGAGAAAGCTCAAAAACCCAATGAGGCTTTATCAAAGGCTGCTGTCTTTGCCAGAGAAAAAGGGTTTTGA
- a CDS encoding methyl-accepting chemotaxis protein, translating to MLDGNGQFLAHPDSSLVLEANIRDFEGMRGIGEEMLKGRPGASPYVFQGITRMGGFAPINSTGWYIFMAQNEEEYLSNARDIRKALILVMLISIAAASAAIGFVSRSIVSPVKKAVAGLRDIAEGDGDLTMRLEVSTKDEAGELALWFNTFVEKLQGIIGNIGNNIHSLTASSVQLAAIAQETQERVQDVSGRAGSVAAASEEMSANTAQSTEALQQSSHNTSLLATATEEMSATIREIAQNSGKARAISQDAAGRASRVSISMDNLEKAAGGIGRVIETITDISAQVNLLALNATIEAARAGDAGKGFAVVANEIKQLATQTAEAARDISDKIQKIQETTSASVKDVAAITSVINDVSDVVGGIAAAVEEQSAAAEEIADNVGQVSRSIELVHENASENSLVVEQVARDIAGISHVMGEMQKSGSQVSASASDLSGLSESIKKLVEQFRT from the coding sequence ATGCTGGATGGAAACGGGCAGTTTCTGGCCCATCCCGACTCTTCTCTGGTACTGGAAGCCAATATCAGGGATTTTGAAGGAATGAGGGGAATTGGCGAAGAAATGCTGAAGGGCAGACCCGGTGCTTCTCCCTATGTCTTTCAGGGAATAACCCGCATGGGGGGATTTGCACCCATAAACAGTACCGGATGGTATATTTTCATGGCTCAGAATGAAGAAGAGTATCTTTCCAATGCCAGAGATATACGAAAAGCCCTGATACTGGTCATGCTGATTTCCATTGCCGCAGCCTCTGCCGCCATTGGCTTTGTCAGTCGTTCCATTGTAAGTCCTGTTAAAAAAGCTGTGGCAGGTCTCAGGGACATTGCCGAAGGGGATGGGGATCTTACCATGCGCCTTGAGGTCAGCACAAAGGATGAGGCCGGAGAGCTGGCCCTCTGGTTCAACACCTTTGTGGAAAAGCTCCAGGGTATTATCGGAAACATAGGCAACAATATCCACAGTCTCACGGCTTCTTCCGTACAGCTTGCGGCCATTGCCCAGGAAACTCAGGAAAGGGTGCAGGATGTATCCGGCAGAGCCGGAAGCGTTGCCGCAGCTTCAGAAGAAATGAGCGCCAATACGGCCCAATCCACGGAAGCCCTGCAGCAGTCTTCCCACAACACCAGTCTTCTGGCAACGGCAACGGAAGAAATGTCTGCAACCATAAGGGAAATCGCCCAAAATTCCGGCAAAGCCAGAGCCATATCCCAGGATGCAGCAGGCCGTGCTTCCAGGGTATCAATAAGTATGGATAATCTTGAAAAAGCCGCAGGAGGCATCGGCCGTGTCATTGAAACCATCACAGATATTTCCGCACAGGTAAACCTGCTGGCCCTGAATGCCACCATAGAGGCAGCCAGAGCCGGAGATGCGGGCAAGGGCTTTGCCGTAGTTGCCAATGAAATAAAACAGCTTGCCACTCAAACCGCCGAAGCAGCCCGGGACATAAGTGATAAAATTCAGAAAATACAGGAAACAACCTCGGCATCAGTAAAGGATGTGGCAGCAATTACATCCGTAATTAATGATGTCAGCGATGTTGTGGGAGGCATTGCCGCTGCCGTAGAAGAACAGTCTGCTGCTGCGGAAGAAATTGCGGATAATGTTGGGCAGGTATCGAGAAGCATTGAGCTGGTACACGAAAATGCAAGTGAAAACAGCCTGGTAGTTGAACAGGTAGCCAGAGATATTGCCGGAATCAGCCATGTCATGGGAGAAATGCAGAAGAGCGGCAGTCAGGTAAGTGCCAGTGCCAGTGATTTATCCGGTCTCTCTGAATCCATCAAAAAGCTTGTTGAGCAGTTCCGTACATAA
- a CDS encoding PDC sensor domain-containing protein, with amino-acid sequence MKLNIHSISFRLICIALLSVTIPLLAIGILAVSRSTSAFTHAAAENTRDVARDLASLVDNMLTAEIRLTAIYAADETTVDLARALADNDSQSVEISRKRVFESLKKQFERMGSNYQGIFMADQQGNIFTGILADGREYRGISIATNPDFIRTKQTGESFAGKLLRSAATGELILPVISPIVSENGQFIGAFSIIIKADYLTQIVSQRTFG; translated from the coding sequence ATGAAACTGAACATTCACTCCATTTCTTTCAGGCTTATCTGCATTGCCCTGCTGTCTGTAACCATTCCCCTTCTTGCCATCGGCATACTGGCCGTTTCAAGATCCACTTCCGCTTTTACCCATGCAGCAGCAGAAAATACACGGGATGTTGCCAGAGACCTTGCTTCCCTTGTGGACAATATGCTCACTGCTGAAATCCGGCTCACAGCAATCTATGCAGCAGATGAAACCACTGTGGATCTTGCCAGGGCACTTGCAGACAATGACAGTCAGTCCGTGGAAATATCCAGAAAAAGGGTTTTTGAAAGCCTCAAAAAACAGTTTGAGCGCATGGGCAGCAATTATCAGGGAATTTTCATGGCGGATCAGCAAGGAAACATCTTTACCGGTATTCTGGCCGATGGCAGGGAGTACAGAGGCATAAGCATCGCCACCAATCCGGACTTCATCCGCACAAAACAGACCGGAGAAAGCTTTGCTGGAAAACTGCTCAGATCCGCAGCAACGGGGGAACTGATCCTTCCGGTCATATCTCCCATCGTTTCGGAAAATGGCCAATTTATAGGAGCCTTTTCCATCATTATCAAGGCGGACTACCTGACACAGATTGTTTCCCAACGTACCTTTGGCTAA
- a CDS encoding response regulator, with the protein MEPIRILVVDDEKDFTEMLCLRLTEAGHSAEAVHDGQSCLKKLDEKPFDVLILDIRMPGMDGLQVLRQIKTDHISTEVILLTGHGSTETAVEGMKKGAFDYALKPYDFEDLLDKIKEARMVKNEREERIIKAEERSRLDRLEKHMRF; encoded by the coding sequence ATGGAACCCATACGCATTCTGGTGGTGGACGATGAAAAGGATTTTACGGAAATGCTCTGCCTGCGGCTGACTGAGGCAGGACACAGCGCAGAAGCTGTGCATGACGGCCAGTCCTGCCTCAAAAAACTGGATGAAAAGCCCTTTGACGTTCTGATTCTGGATATCCGCATGCCCGGCATGGACGGACTGCAGGTTCTCAGACAGATTAAAACAGACCATATTTCAACGGAAGTGATCCTGCTCACAGGTCATGGTTCAACGGAAACCGCCGTGGAAGGCATGAAAAAAGGTGCCTTTGACTATGCCCTGAAGCCCTACGACTTTGAGGATCTCTTAGATAAAATCAAGGAAGCCCGCATGGTCAAAAATGAAAGGGAAGAGCGGATCATAAAGGCGGAGGAACGCTCCCGCCTCGACAGACTGGAAAAACACATGCGTTTTTAA
- a CDS encoding SLC13 family permease, translating to MAENTQELKKPGPNELVIDEHPETPPQSGMSIIIKCAIALALGIFVYILPTPDNLSPEGHKLLALLVTVLVLWISEAIPIGVTALCVGAGMIALKIVGRNDAWTPYANPAVMFVLMIIMFGVVLNEVGLAKRMMYHLLKLAGTNVKKLSFILAVGCTTLATILHDATVTVVMVFAFVPVFMAMGMKPGQGHKLPKFFLMLIPMAASAGGFGTMIGGGRNPLALEILYRYTNETTGVGKVIGFMEYLIIQFPISLFTGVATWAVVYLLFRPEEKELVGVKLEDPGPMSTAELGVGLVFLGAFVLWFLGDITGWHVSVVAAMAMVGFCAPGWVSFKTICDKFPWESWIVFGAGVSLGLAMLKTGAGQFLAESCLPLLEGQGSFVTFFGLGFFGSFLSSLMSNSAAVALTLPITLPMADMLNMSPVAVALLAPITTSFIMLVIGCPPTIIAYSAGYFTQVDFIKVAVPWCITLLVISVAAALLYWPMIGVYGG from the coding sequence ATGGCTGAAAACACACAGGAGCTGAAAAAACCCGGCCCCAATGAACTGGTGATTGATGAGCATCCGGAAACACCTCCCCAGTCCGGCATGAGCATCATCATCAAATGTGCCATTGCCCTTGCCTTAGGGATTTTTGTTTATATCCTTCCCACACCGGACAACCTTTCCCCCGAAGGCCACAAACTCCTGGCCCTTCTGGTAACAGTTCTTGTTCTCTGGATCTCCGAAGCCATACCCATTGGTGTCACGGCCCTCTGCGTGGGTGCAGGCATGATCGCCTTAAAAATTGTGGGAAGAAACGACGCCTGGACCCCCTATGCCAACCCTGCGGTCATGTTCGTTCTCATGATCATAATGTTCGGCGTAGTCTTAAATGAGGTCGGCCTTGCCAAGCGCATGATGTATCACCTTTTAAAGCTTGCCGGAACCAACGTTAAAAAACTGAGCTTCATCCTTGCCGTGGGCTGCACCACCCTGGCCACCATCCTCCACGATGCCACTGTCACCGTGGTCATGGTATTCGCCTTTGTGCCTGTGTTCATGGCCATGGGCATGAAACCGGGACAGGGGCATAAATTGCCCAAGTTTTTCCTAATGCTCATTCCCATGGCCGCATCCGCAGGGGGCTTTGGCACCATGATCGGTGGCGGCCGAAACCCTCTGGCCCTGGAAATTCTCTACCGCTACACCAATGAAACAACGGGAGTCGGTAAAGTTATCGGATTTATGGAATATCTCATCATACAGTTTCCCATCAGCCTTTTCACAGGTGTTGCCACCTGGGCTGTGGTTTACCTTCTCTTCAGGCCCGAGGAAAAGGAGCTTGTGGGTGTGAAGCTGGAAGATCCCGGTCCCATGAGCACGGCGGAGCTGGGCGTGGGCCTTGTTTTCCTTGGTGCCTTTGTTCTCTGGTTCCTTGGAGATATCACTGGCTGGCATGTGAGTGTGGTGGCTGCCATGGCCATGGTGGGCTTCTGCGCCCCGGGATGGGTCTCCTTTAAAACCATATGCGACAAATTTCCCTGGGAATCCTGGATTGTATTCGGTGCCGGTGTTTCCTTAGGCCTTGCCATGCTGAAAACCGGAGCCGGACAGTTTCTGGCCGAATCCTGCCTGCCCCTCCTTGAAGGTCAAGGCTCCTTTGTCACCTTCTTTGGCCTTGGTTTCTTCGGCTCTTTCCTCTCCAGTCTCATGAGCAACTCCGCAGCGGTGGCACTGACCCTGCCCATCACCCTGCCCATGGCGGACATGCTGAACATGTCCCCTGTGGCTGTAGCCCTGCTGGCGCCCATCACCACCTCCTTCATCATGCTGGTCATCGGCTGCCCTCCCACCATCATCGCCTACAGTGCTGGCTACTTCACCCAGGTGGACTTCATTAAGGTGGCCGTACCATGGTGTATAACCCTGCTGGTGATTTCCGTGGCAGCAGCCCTTTTATACTGGCCCATGATCGGAGTGTATGGAGGCTAA